The sequence TGGCTTCTGAGGCCAAAGGAGCCACAGAAAATTCTTGTGACCTGTTTTTTGGCTGGACTTTTCAGTATTGTCGTCTGCTAATTGTCTGCTATTTAAGGGTCCCACCACCCTAACCTGAGGACAGACAGAGCACCTGAAGTTTACTGAAAAGCTGTTAGGAGGTTGTCACAGACTGTggctataggttttttttttttttttttttggtggtacgcgggcctctcactgttgtggcctctcccgttgcggagcacaggctccggacgcgcaggctcagtggccatggctcacgggcccagccactccgcggcatgtgggatcttcccagactggggcacgaacccttgtcccctgcatcggcaggtggactctcaaccactgcgccaccagggaagccccagattggtttgtttttttggcataGAAAATTGACCTCTCTCCCCAGATGGATTTGAATTTACCTATGAGAAAATTGACATTTGGTACTTTCATCATTGTATCCCCTGTAAGTGGGACAAGGCTTATAAAACAGTAGAATCTGAATTGGAACATGTATGATTTAAAACCATGATTCACAACCAGAGGCAATACTGTAAATATTGCCATTATTTTCTGAGACTGTTACTTTATACTTATAAAAACacttataaagaataaaatatttcactaaGACATCAAAGAGTAAGATGAACTCTCAAAAGTCAACAGTTTTCATATATAAGAACACAACGACTTGTGTGATGCTAATGTCcatgagaatgaaaaatgaaaatagccaggaatgtttagaaaagaaaagtttaatgaCATGGCACGGTctttaaacacattttcaaatatcAGTAAATCACAATAATAAAAGCAGTGTCAAACCGGTACATGAATTCCCAAACACTAGTCTGTGGACTAAAATACTTATACACACAACAGGTACAAAGTCATAACATAATACCTATAAATTAAGTGTATGGTAAAAACGTGGTTCACTTACAACCTGAAGCATTTGGAAGGAGCTGGACAAGAAACCAGAATAAATATAGACATGGCCTTGAAAATTAGTGCCAAGAGTCAAAGGACACTGATTTTAGAAGAATTTCATTCAAATGGACATGGTGTGGTTCTAagaatttaatttctaatttttgaaaCCAGTAAGAAAAATCTCAGTGATAGCTAAGAGATAAATATACATGTAGAAATGCTGCTGCCCACATACCCCTGCCCACTCACAAATTAAGGAAGGGCCAACTCCTCACTTCAGAGAGCAGGATGAAAGACATCAGGAGCTTGACAATTTTCTTAAAGGCAACTCTCCTAGCTCCAGTCTGTCAAATCTTCCCCTTCCCACTTCCTGTGCAAGAGTCCTGAGGGACAGGACTACGGAGAAGGGAGAAGTCACAGACTCCTCGGGGCTCCCTCACAGCTCTGGCAGCAGAAGATGAGGAGAGCAAAACTTCTTTGTTCAGGAAACTCAGTCTAGCCCAGTGTGCACTGCAGCCCAATCAGCTCATTGTTTATTCCAAGAGTCTTCATTGCATGGACTTTCTCTGGGGGTGGACTTGGGCTACAGGGAGGAGCAAGAAATTACTGTACAAGACGCCTTCTATCCAACAGGTCCTTCCTACTTTATAttgaagagggaaggaaagaaggaaggcaatGAAAGGGCACAGGGAGAAGAATGCTTTAATTTGATGCAGACGCCATGCCCATTTGCTAGGAAGTTCTCTACCCCATCGCTCAGATTGTGAACAAAGCTCAGTTGGAATCTGAGTCGGAGGAGTCCCCTGAGGTAGATGAGCTGGAGCCACTGTCCTCAGACTCACAATTTTCATCTTCAGCCCCACTGCTGTGGTCTGAGGAGTTgctgccttcctcctcttcctcatctttcctgttttcttctgatCTTCCTGAGGCAGGAGAATGTTCTCCAATAGTGTTTGGTGATTCTATCTCTGGAGCCTGAAGCCCCTGCTCCAGTTCAGGCCCTCCTTGAAGATCCCCTGATGATGGGAACTGCAGATCCATCCTTCTAACCTTGGGGTTTGGGCCCCTTGTCATGCTCATGTTCTTACGCTTAGTATAGGTTGCCTCTCTGTAAGCAGCATATTCTTCAGGAGACAAACTCTTGAGCCAGAGATCAAGGTCAACCTTGTACTGTTTCTGCAGCTCCTCAGCCTGCTTCTTATAATGTTCCTTCTGGTTCTGTGGGACACGCTGCCAGCGTCTACTAATCTCCACCATGCGCTCCCTCAGGGGCACCACTTGAAGCTCCCTACTTGACCACAAATCCTGGTGGAACTTGTGATAGCCATTCATAGGTGGCTTCTTGGGCTCTCCATGGAATTTTCTCTTCATGGATAAATTGTTTTCTGGGGGAGACCTCACTTTTTGCACATTTCCCTGAAACTTCTTTGGTGCTTTGATTTGGCTTCCTTTGGGGACATCAGATTTCGTGGAATTCTGGACTAGATCAGGGTGCTGTTCTCTGAATAGTGCGATTTTCTCCTCAAACTCCTGTTTCTCCTTCTGGAAATCTTGACTATATTTCAGCTTCAGCTGCTCTGGAAGCTTCTTGTATTCCTCAGACAGAACCTTGGTCAGCTCCTGGTTGCTCATCTTAGGATGTTTTTGGCTGTACTGGGGTCTCATCTCTTTGAAAAAGCGGAGGTAAGCTGTCAAGGGCTTCTTGGGGAAATCAGGATGCTTCTTGTGTTTTCTGCATTTGTAAGGATTGTTAACATTTTCCTTTGCTTCCAGGACTAATTCTTTCAAAGTGCGAAATTTTCTCAAGTTATAAGAAAGCTCTAACCATTTGAGTTTGCACATTTCcccagaaaaatctttaaaagctaCTTTTTCCCAGTTCATCAGTGACTGGGTTGTTTTGAACGTGTGCCTGTCATTGGATGGAATGTTATTCTCCATACATTCCAATAACTTCACAATGTCTTCTTTGGACCAGTCATCTTGACCTTTAGGCAACACCATTTCTAAGTCTTTGGGACACTTATATGATCCCAGCAGTTCAGACAACTCAGCAAAATCTCCAACTTCTTCACTCTCAAGATTCAGAAGGTGAGTTACTTCTGGAATCCTGTAGTTTGTGAGATTCTATGTTGCTaaggagaaacaaaaggaaagttaCTCTCCTATGAGATATATGAGAGAAGCACACCCCACTAGGGATATGTCCTTTCTATCATTTAATTTCcccttaaaaaagtaaatgaaaacgcCCAATTTCTGAGTTGAGATTAATGTTGAGCATTAAGCAGCTTCTTGTGCACAGTTAAAAATCCTCAGGCCCCATACCAACATGTCTTCCAATCAATCTCACCACTTGTTTTATCTACAAGTGAACAAAATAATTGACTGGCTACTAGCTCAAGAAGCAAAGGATATGAGAAAAAGATGGGGAAGTaactaattaaaatgaaagagaaatgccCGAAAAAGAAAGGGCTTTAAAATAGCAATGAGGTACTACAGCACATGTGTAAGAATGGTCAAAAATCACAGACAGGAACATCAGCAAACActgagaggatgtggagaatcaGGAACTTtgattcattgctgatgggaatacaaAACGATACAGGCATTCTGAAAGACAATATGGcagttttttacagaactaaataTCCTCTTACCATATAATTCAGTAACCATGCTCCTTTGTATTTGCTCAAATCAGTTGAAAACatgtatccattaaaaaaaacctacaaagggtaatttatagcagctttgttcataattgtcaaaacttgatagcaaccaagatgtcctcaggtaggtgaatggataaagaaactctCGTACATCCtgacaatggaatagtattcagtgctaaaaagaaatgagccatcaagccaGCAAGAGACACAGAGTATATTTGAATGCATATCACTAAAGGAAAAAAGCTAATCTGAAAAGGATACCAACTTCATGAGTCCAACTCTAAGACATTCTAGAAAAAGAGAAttatggagacagaaaaataaCCTTGGTTTCCAGCAGTCTAGGGTGGGGGGGACTGATGAATAGGTTATCAcaaaagatttttagggcagtgtaACTCTTCTGTACATTATAAAggtggatacatgtcactatACATCAGTCAAAACTTACAGAATATACAACACTAAAGTGAACGCTACTGTAAAACCATAGACTTTGGGTCATAATGAAGTGTCAGTGTAGGTTCTTCAATTGTAATAAATACACCATTCTGATGAGGTATATGATAATGGGggatactgtgtgtgtgtttcctcaggggaggcaggaggtatatgggaactctctgtacgtTCTATTAAATTTTACTGTGAATCTAATCTTCTCTAAAACAGTAACACTCCACAGGATTCCAGAGCATAGCTGCCTTCTAAGAAGAGTCCAGATGACCATGGACTGAATGTGCAGTTGAGGAGCTAGAAATAGAAATGATACAAGCCTAGGAGCTTGTCTAGACTTACATCCAGCTGTGAGCGCTTTATGGGTTAGTCATGAACACTTGAACCTTAAGTAAATGACTGATTTATAGATTTTGCTGGACTCTGTCCATTAGAATAAATGCATTCTACTGaccataatttttctctctttaaatggCAAGGATTTAATGAGAATTATAGAATATTTAGAGTACTTATTTGGTTAACTTTACCAGTCTTTAAGCCACAGTAAAAGTATTACCTCCTTCAGAAAACTCCTCACAAAACACCTGGTATTTACTAGAACTTAAACAAGTGTAAGAGCTGATAACAGCAaacaatttcctcatctctatttATCTAATAAGTTGGATAGAAAAGGCAGTCTTTTCTAACTTAATATCTAGATCATGCCCCAAATACTCATGATAGCACCTTGAACAGCCTCTTAGGATATTCCTCTATTCTAAGACTAAGGCTACTCAGACATATGCTAAGAAGAAAGTGGAAAATTAGATAAAATTGCTTTTACAAATAAGAAGTGGAATACAGCAAGTCCCCTAAATATGAATGAGTCCCATTCCAAGAGCACATTCATAAATCCAATATGTTTgaaagtccaacaaagttagcctaggtacccaactaacacaatcggctatatagtactgtactgtaataggtttataatacttttcacgcaaataatacataaaaaaacaaacagaaaattaagaaaacatttaaaatcttacagtacagtaccttgaaaagtacagtagtaccaggtACATCACCGATGTTTTATGcctgcttccggacatcctgggcttgaaataaaggtgctgtactactgtactctatatagtactgtacagtaaaataCACAGAAGCACAGCCACTTGTAAATGATGCATGCATATGACAATGTTAGcccacgtgaactaacttacgtgattggaaaTGAGAAAGCACgctcgcatctttgaaagtttgaaacttgaaggttcatatgtaagAGACTTACTGTATTTGATATCTGAATCTAGAGAGGAAGAATTGCTTTCTTTCcaattattctaaaaaataagatgctatatttaaagtaatgaaggtTGAAATACAGTtgtgctgttgtttttgttgtgtgGCACTTTCAGGAGCCAGGCATTTTTCCAAATATCTTACACTTATTATTACCTCAGAActtagatgaagaaactaaaaacatTAAGAGAGTTTATCTTACTTACCTAAATTACAGAGATTTAGATTTAATActaatattttagtattattaaaataatactaaaaggTTTTAAGAAGAACTGTttagaaaaccaaagagaaattatATACTATGAGATacattaatatgttttattaGGTGTGACataggagaaattaaaactcaaTGGAAGATGAGGGAAATCAAGTAAAAGGTAAGATGAcagttttacatgttttaaagtaGATGTCATTCGTTGGGAAAGCAGGAAACAGTTTATCACAGATGGCTCAAGAGTTTAATGAAGGTAATACTAACAGTATTATCACTCTGGTGAATGGAACCTACAAGGAGTTGAGGTTCCCAAAGTCTTGCAATAGTGGGAAACTGAACCCGAAGGGGGCAAACAACTTCTGAATGACATTAAGGGATTATTAATGTGTTTGTATATCTTGAGAAGAGGTTTTTGGTTCAGAGAGTGTGAGGTTGAGGGTGTGATAGTTTTAGAGAAAGCCAGAGAAAAGAATGTTGTAAACTGAAGAATGAAGATGTTGTAAGAAAAGGGTGTACTCACAGTAAAGCACTTGGCTGAGCTacgtcttttttttaatcaaaagataATAATTGATATAATCCATCTAGCAATCATATAATGGAAGTAAGATAGGAAGATGAAGACGAGAGAAGTGTAAACATATGTATGTAAGGGTCAAAGGGTTGAAGggctaaatatttcatttctggtAATGTCAATAgacattatttatattaatgtatattaacTACAATATACAATAAAGACAGGGACTCTTCATTTTGTTAGAgctataaagaagaagaaaacatctcTCATCAGAAGCTCACGGATACAAACAAATAAGATATCAATAGAAAACTACCATTATGGAGAAATGTGCAGATACTTTAGGAGCTGGCAGGGGAaacatttctttgcattttgtctCCTGCactcatacacaaaaataatcttcTTACCACCCATTGATAGAgcaacttgagaaaaaaaaatgacattacaCACACAGTATACCTACATTAAACAGAATTATTGTTCaatattctattctattaaaAACTCACTACCATCTATccctaataaaaataattcattagcAATATATTCATCTCTGTTTAACTACAAGCTTCAGTTTTGAGAATTCAAACAATTGAATTTTCTCTTCACTTTGGCATTGGCACCCTTGAATTTAAGTGACCTTAATGTAAAGAGAATCCATTTCTTAGACTAGCAGATCAATATATTCCCAATCATATCAGATTGACTATCCTATCACAAGTGTTTTCACATTTGGAAATATGAAAATtccaagttaaaataaaaaccagtgcCATCTAATATATTGTGCTTTTAAATAAGTGACAGAAATTAATCAAAATTCCCACTTCTATATCAGAGTGAGTGCAGAAGTTCCTCAGGTTTCTGGTATTGTGTGTCACCAGTGTTACATTTTCACAGCCATCACCAGTTGCTGGATTGTCATGGGGCACTTTAAAGACCGAAGCTGCAACCTTTACTGAAGAAACATTGCTCTTCACCTTCTACAATGCAGGTTCCCAACCAAGTTTTAGGTATCATGCCAAATGGAAAAACTACCTGTCTAGGATTTCCCATCCAGAAACTCACATTTTACTTTTACAccataaaaatcataaattagCAGATACattcatattcatttataaatttcaAACATTTGTAGATATTATAATTCTATGGCTCCAGAGTAAACTGGACATAATTACATAGTTTTTATTAACTAGGAGTATTTCATCTGCTTGAGAAATTCTTAAGTCTGCTgactgttaaattaaaaaaaaatttttaagggaaagaaatatGAATTCCTCTACTCAGGACATTTTACTTACCAGAAGATTGTAGAATGGGTCTCATCAATGCTGGTAGGAAAATCCAACCAATCAGGTCAGGGGTTCTATGTTCTCTGGGTGGGTCAGCAGCTGTAACTTTCAGAGTTTTCCACAGTCCAGCCAACTCCAAATGACTCAGAACAGAAGAAACATTGCTTTTGAGATGCCTGACTATCAGGATCCTTGAAGTTCCTCCCTGATTAGGTTACTGAAGTTCCCTTGGATACACCCAATCAACACTGACTGTATTAACACCTTTCCTAATCTTTATAAACAACCCACTGCCAAAGTCTCCTAGGTCTGGCTTATCctcatctttgatttttataataaacacCCATTCATGTTTAATTTAGAGGGTCCCAAATTCTATTCCAGTTCCCTCCATCTTTGATTATACTTCAGTAAGGCATTTGAATATGCATCATTCCATGTCTTGATAATTTCTGCCCTTTTTTCACTATGATCTAGGATCTAATAACATGTCGTGTTTAGAATGCCCATTTAAATTCCTTCAGTTCTGATCAGCTTTTACTACTGTATGGAATAAATCGAAATATGAATGATTATTTGGATATTTTGGGAACTTGAGAAATAGAGGCTCCAAATTCTGGCATCCATGGCTGATTTAATTCTGATGTTAGGATGATTAAACATgagcattacatttttaaaaatcacagtatttTTGTTAAAAGCAATTTGATTAAACCCAATGTGGTCAAAAGTATACCTAGCTTGAAATGATTACTTGTTAGACCAAAGAATGTTTGACAATATCAGACTtcataatatttttgaattttgcttcctgtatttcaaaatttgtatataaatatactttcCAACTAGTGATTAAGTGACTATATCTAAAAATAGGATATTATTGGAAAAACTAAATCAGTgaaatatttacctttaaaaaacattaaataaatatggcttaatttttaataaatatttttacttacagATATACACAGGCAAAGCTGAAATCACGCACAGAAATATATTGGGGGGAATGTTATAATTCTTGGAGATTTCCATGGTAATAACttgttgggatttttaaaaaataaatgtttcatctctctatatatattttataatcttttggTAATGAGAATGAACTGCTCCTGAAAAAGATCAACTATTTTTATCAGAATATACTATCACATACATATCCTTCACATAACTCACATAAATAGTTTGTAGAGGTCTCTAGTTCTAATTACTTTTAGCATACTATTTTATCAcccttaaaaattaattaaggaaatcaaaaatgttgcatttttatgtttataatacCAAATTCAGATTAAATTTTAGCAGATTCactattattgaaaataaagaacTTCTAATACATTAATGGTTATACAGTTCCTTtagaaagcaaataaattaaCAAACTATTATTATGAACTGTTAAACATTATTAAACTATTaagttggcaaatattttaaaaggataaaatccAGTATTAATGATAGTAAAAAAATGTATACCCTCACATACTTTGGTATGTTTGTATGAAGTTAATAGAGAATGTTTTGATAATATgcattaaaattcttaaaaaatgtttgcctctgacccagtaattctaGTCCTAGAAGAAATTCTACAGAATTCATTGGACAAAACCTGGCAAATCTGAAACCTTTATTTAACAATTTCTCTCCTcattatatataatctatatacacagcaaagaaaaaaatttgaagtttTTACTTTCCCAGCAAAATCTGAGACCTcaagattttaaaacaacaacctTTCATTCTGTTGGATGGAGTACTGGGTTAAATGTGCCCCCTTACAACCTCCCTCAAATTATGTCCAAATCCCAACTTGATTCCCAATGGAATCAAGTTGAAGATGTCAGGATGAGATCATCCTGCGTGGAGTGGGTCCTAAATCTACTGACTGATGTCCTGAtaagggaaagaagagggaaattttatatgaagaaaaaaaggtcatgTGAAGAGGGAGAGACATAAAGTAAACAACTGCTTAACTGAACAACTGTAAAATCAGCTTTAAGATGCCTTTTGAAAAATGATAAGCAGTGAAGCGATGGTGAACAGatctatttataaataaaaattctggagAAGGGGGTTATAGGCTTCTGATCAATGACCACAAAATTTTCAGTGGTATAGAACATAAAGCCATTGACTCAAACCTGCCTCAAATGAGGAGATAGTTTGATGAACGGGGAGAAAGTATAGATAAGCCCTGTGTAGATTGGGCTAGAAACTGGCCAAGAAGTCATTATGAATATAATCATTTCTAGACTGATAAcattaatgataatgataatattaaaatgataatagtaaAAATTAATATGTTTACTATTTCTAGGCATTTAATTAACTCCTCTTACATGAATTAACTATTTTATtcaacaatattaacaaattttctatttttgcctcTATTTTAAGAGGTTACCTGACATAGTGTGGATAAAATAAGTTACTTGTCTATGAATAAGAGATTGAATAAATGCTTCATGCAGTACTCACATATAGGTATTACTGATAGAAA is a genomic window of Physeter macrocephalus isolate SW-GA chromosome 16, ASM283717v5, whole genome shotgun sequence containing:
- the UBTFL1 gene encoding upstream-binding factor 1-like protein 1, producing MVLPKGQDDWSKEDIVKLLECMENNIPSNDRHTFKTTQSLMNWEKVAFKDFSGEMCKLKWLELSYNLRKFRTLKELVLEAKENVNNPYKCRKHKKHPDFPKKPLTAYLRFFKEMRPQYSQKHPKMSNQELTKVLSEEYKKLPEQLKLKYSQDFQKEKQEFEEKIALFREQHPDLVQNSTKSDVPKGSQIKAPKKFQGNVQKVRSPPENNLSMKRKFHGEPKKPPMNGYHKFHQDLWSSRELQVVPLRERMVEISRRWQRVPQNQKEHYKKQAEELQKQYKVDLDLWLKSLSPEEYAAYREATYTKRKNMSMTRGPNPKVRRMDLQFPSSGDLQGGPELEQGLQAPEIESPNTIGEHSPASGRSEENRKDEEEEEGSNSSDHSSGAEDENCESEDSGSSSSTSGDSSDSDSN